GGCGGCAAGCTTGCCCGCTCGCTGGACGCCGTGGTCGAGGATTGCGTGAACGCGGTCGGCGTCGATCTCAACACCGCGTCGATTCCGCTGCTGACCCGCGTGTCGGGCCTGAACGAAACCATCGCCCGCAACATCGTCGAGCACCGCGACCGCAATGGCGCCTTCCGTTCGCGCAAGCAGCTGCTCGACGTGGCGCGGCTGGGGCCGAAGACCTTCGAACAGGCTGCCGGCTTCCTGCGCATCCGCGACGGCGAGAATCCGCTCGACGGCTCGGCGGTCCACCCGGAAGCCTATCCGGTGGTTCAGCGCATCGTGAAAACCACCGGCCGCGATCTCGGCAGCGTCATCGGCGATGCCCGTTTCCTGCGCGGCCTGAGCGCCGAGGACTTCACCGACGAGCGCTTCGGCGTCCCGACGGTGGAGGACATCATCAAGGAGCTGGAGAAGCCCGGCCGCGACCCGCGCCCGGAGTTCAAGACCGCCACCTTCAAGGAAGGCGTGGAGGAGCTGAAGCACCTGCAGCCCGGCATGATGCTGGAGGGGGTCGTCACCAACGTCACCGCTTTCGGCGCCTTCGTCGACATCGGCGTCCACCAGGACGGTCTGGTGCACATCTCGCAGCTTGCCAACAGCTTCGTAAAGGACCCTCACACGGTGGTGAAGGCCGGCGACGTGGTCAAGGTGAAGGTGCTGGAGGTCGACATCCCGCGCAAGCGCATCGCCCTGACCATGCGCATGGGCGAGGAAGCCCCGCGCCCGGCGCGGCGGGAGGAGCAACGGGGGCCGGCGCGTCCGCCGCAGCAGCAGCAGGATCGCCGTCCGGCGGCGCCCGCGCCGAAGGTGGCGGCGAAACCTGTCAAGGCACCGGAGCCGGTCAACAGCGCCTTCGCCGAGGCGTTTGCCAGGGCGCAGTCGGGCAAGAAGAAGTAAGGGTCAGGGACGGGACACGGTGTCCGACATCAGGCGGACACCCAGCCCGCCGATGGCGGCCGCCGCCGCCCGGTCGACCCAACGCTTGGACCGCAGGTAGGCGGCGCGCGGCCGGCCGGCGGAAAATGCCGTGGCGACGATGGCGTACCAGCTGGTTTCGATCAGGAAAATTGCCGGCGGCAGGATGACGAACAGCCAGACCGGCGGTTCGGCCGGCATCAGAGCGGCGAAGATGCTGCCATAGACAAGCGCCGTCTTCGGATTGGTCAACTGAGTGAGCAGCCCGAACAGCAGCGGCCGCATCAGTCCGGCCGGCGCCGTCCGCCCCTCGTCCGCCACCTCCAGCGGAGCGGTCGCCCCGCTCCAGATGCGATACGCGAGATAGAGCAGATAGGTGCCGCCTGCCAGCTTCAGGAGCGCATAGAGCCAGCCGACCTGCGACAGCAGAGCATGCAGCCCCAGCAGGGCCAGGGACGCGAAGAACACGCCGCCGATCCCCATGCCGAGCGCGGTGGCCAGGCCGGCCCGGCGGGATACGGCGATGGAGGTGCGGGCGACCAGCACGAAGCTCGGACCCGGGCTGGCGGCGCCGACCGCTATTGCAGCTGCGATGCTGACGAAGGCAAGGACCGGATCCATGTATGCTCTCCCGCGGCTCGAAGGTAGAGACCATAACACAACCTCGGCAACGCGCATGCCAAACAAAAATTCCTGGAGAAACCTGCGGACTCTATGGTGTACNGTGAGGCTGCGAAGTCGCAGCGTCGCCTTGGACTCTGCCGTGGAGGCACCATCTGTGCGGCATGGAAACCGCCAAGGGGAGCACAACCATGATCGTCACCAGCACCGATTCCGTGGAAGGCCGCCCGGTCGCCCAGTATCTGGGCATCGTCGCCGGCGAGGCGATCATGGGCGTGAACGTGTTCCGCGACCTGTTCTCCTCCGTGCGCGACATCGTCGGCGGCCGGGCCGGCGGCTATCAGGCGGCTCTGCGCGAGGCGCGCGAGGCGGCCTTCGCCGACATGCAGGATGCGGCTCGCTCGCTCGGCGCCGACGCCATCGTCGGGGTGGATGTCGATTACGAGGTGCTGGGCAAGGAGAACGGCATGCTGATGGTGTCGGTCAACGGCACCGCCGTCCGCCTGCGCTGAGGCCGCACCTGACCGTAAGCGTCAGCAAAGCCGTCTGGACAGACACAACCGTATGGGTAGACTGCCCGTCCAGCAAACAATTGGGAGGGGGTTGCCCATGCCTCGGGTTGTCCGCGGGTCCACCTGGTCCGCTCGTCTCGGCGGGCTCGCCATGGCCGCATGCCTGTTCGGCGCGCTGCCGGCGTTGGCGCTGGACGGCATCGTCGAAAAGAAGGTTTTCGAGATGCCGTCCTACACCACCGTCGGCGGCGGGACGATCAAGAACGTCCGCATCGGCTGGGAAAGCTACGGCAAGCTGAACGAGGCGAAGGACAACGTCATCCTCATCACCCATTTCTTCAGCGGCAACAGCCACGCCGCCGGGAAATACAAGGCGGAGGATGCGGCTCCCGGCTATTGGGACAGCATCATCGGGCCGGGCAAGCCGCTCGACACCGACAAATACTTCATCATCAGCTCCGACACGCTGGTGAACCTGTCGCCCAAGGACCCCACCGTCGTCACCACCGGCCCGGCCAGCATCAATCCGGACACCGGCAAGCCCTATGGCATGAGCTTCCCCATCGTCACCATCAAGGACTTCGTCAATGTCCAGAAGGCGCTGGTCGACAGCCTGGGCATCAAGTCCCTGCAGGCGGTGATGGGCGGCTCGATGGGTTCGCTGCAGGCCTTCGAATGGGCGGCCGACCATCCGGACATGGTCAAGCGCGTCATCGCCGCCATCGGCGGGCCGGAGGCCGATCCCTTCCTGATCGGCTGGCTGAACCTGTGGGCGGCGCCGATCAAGCTCGACCCCAACTGGAACAACGGCGACTATTACGGCAAGGCGGAGCCGAAGGCCGGCCTGACCGAGGCGCTGAAGCTGGTCACCCTGCACGCCCGCCACTGGAAATGGGCCGACGCCGCCTTCGGCCGCAAATGGGCGGAAGAGGGCAAGGATCCGAAGGCTGCGATGGGCAACCAGTATGCCATCGAAGCCTGGCTGGACAAGGCGGCGTCCGGCCGCGCCGCGGTCAGCGACGCCAACCACTTCCTTTATCTGGTGAAGGCCAACCAGACCTTCGTCACCGGCAACGGCGCCTCGCTGGAAGACGGTTTGGCGAAGATCAAGGCGCCGGTCCTGCTGATCCCGTCGGCCGACGATCTCGTCTTCCCGCCCGACCGCAACATGCGCCCGCTGAAGGACCGGCTGGAAAAGCAGGGCAATGCGGTTGAGTACACCGAGTCGATCACCTCGACGCTCGGCCATCTGGACGGCGTGGCGAACATTGCCAAGGCGGGGGAGACAATCGCGCAGTTCTTGGCGAAGTGAGGGCCGGGGGCAGGCTTCGATGCCCCCTCCCCATCCCTCCCCCGCCTTTGGATCNCCGCGGAAGTTCAGCAGGCTCGGCGCCTTGTCGATGATCTCTTCCAGAATCAGCGACGCCGTCTCCAGCTCCCGCTCCAGCTCCGGGCCGAGCTTGCCCGCATAGTTCGGGCGCCGCAGCTTCTCCGCGGCGTCGTGCAGGCTGCGCAGCTCCGCGACGAAGATCTCGCGGGCGCCCATCGGTAGGATCGGGTTGGCCGACAGCACGAAGAAGAAGCGCATGCTGGCGCGCACCAGCAGCGCCAGCATCACGGTGTCGAGCTTCTCGAACTGGTCGCGCAGGTCGTCGGACCGGGCGTCGACCAGATTGCGCATGCGTTGCTCGATCAGGATCACCAGCGCCTGGAACTCTCCCACCTTGTCGCGGAAGTCACGGTAGGCGCCGAAGCTGTGCTTGCTCGCTTCATGCTCGGCCAGTTGGGCCAGCTTGGACGCTTCGCGGCACTGGCGCTCCAGGGCGCCCAGCAGTTCCTTGACCTCGGCTCGGGTATATTGGCGCTTGCTCATGGGAATCGATGGGGGCTCGGCTGGGTTCGGACGGACCGGCCCAAGCTATAGCACAACCCGCGGGCGACCACCTATGCCGCTCGCGGGTTTGCGCCGATCAATGGTCGGCCTTCACCGGCCCGCCCGGCCGCCGCACCAGCGGCATGAACAGCAGTGCGCCGAAGAACACCGCAGACATCAGCAGCATGGCGTCGTTGAAGGTCAGGATCAGCGCCTCGCGCTGGACCAGCCCGACCAGCCGGGACATCGCCGCGGCGGTCGGATCGGCCACCAGCCCGTCGAAGCGCTGGCTGAGATTATCCACCATCTGCTGCACCTCCGGCCGGGCGAGATTGACGTTGTCGCCAAGACGGTTCAGGTGCAGGGCGTTGCGGTCGGTCAGCACGGTGTTGATCGCCGCCAACCCGATGGCGCCGCCCAGGTTGCGCATCAGGTTGTACAGGCCCGACGCGTTCTTCAGCTTGTCCGGTGGCAGGGTGCCCAGCGCGACGCTGTTGATCGGGATGAAGCACAGCATCAGCGACATGCCGCGCACCGCCTGCGGCACGAACAGCTCCCAGAATCCGGTCTCGGCGGTGAAGTGGCTGTTCATCCAGACGCCGCTGCCGAACAGGATCAGCCCCAGCGCCAGCATGGCGCGCAGGTCCATCCGCTTCGACAGGGCGCCGGCGATGGGGGCCGACAGGAACTGGAAGGCGCCGGTCACGAACATGATCTCGCCGATCTGCAGGCTGTTGAAGCCGCGCACGCGCGCCAGGAACAGCGGCTGCAGATAGACAGATCCGTAGAGCCCGATGCCGAGGATGAAGCTGTAGAGCGACCCGATGGCGAAGTTGCGGTCGGCGAAGGCCCGAAGTTCCACGATGGGATTGCGGTAGGACAATACCCGCCAGAAGAAGCCGATGGCGGCCAGGGTGGCCACGACGGCAAGCGCCAGAATGACCTCGTCATCGAACCAGTCGTTGCGCGGCCCTTCCTCCACCACATACTCCAGGCTGCCCAGGAAGGCTGCCATCAGCAGCAGGCCGAGGAAGTCGAAGCCCTTGCGCAGCTCCGGATTCGGCCGGTCGACGTCGACCAGGAACCAGACCAGCAAGGTCACGACGATGCCGGGGATCACGTTGGCCAGGAACAGCCAGTGCCAGGACATGTGCTGGGTCAGATAGCCTCCCAGCGTCGGGCCGATGGTGGGGGCCATGGTGGCGACCAGCCCCATCATCACCGACACCCCGGCCCGCTTCTCCGGCGGGAAAATCATGAAGCTGGTGGCGAAGACCGTCGGGATCATCGCGCCGCCGATGAAGCCCTGGAGTGCGCGCCAGACGATCATCGATTCGATGCTGCCGGCGAAGGCGCAGGCGACGCTGGTCAGGGTGAAGCCGGCGGCCGCCACGGTGAACAGGATGCGGGTCGACATGATGCGCGACAGGATGCCGGACAGCGGGATCATCACGACCTCCGCGATCAGGTAGGAGGTCTGCACCCACGAGATCTCGTCGGCGCTGGCCGCCAGCCCCGCCTGGATCTCCGACAGCGAGCTGGAGACGATCTGGATGTCCAGGATCGCCATGAACATGCCGACGACCATCGCGAAGAAGCCGACGATGTCGCGTGTGGTGAGCGGGCGCATGCCCTGGGCCGGAGTCGCCATGGAACCGCTGCCTTGAATCGCGGCCGACGGAATCCCGTCCGGGGATGGCTCCGGCCAAAATGTCGCTTGGATGGTTGACGGGGGCGCCGCCCCAGAAGGGGGGAGGTGGGCGGCGCCCCCGCCGGACCGTGGCCGCCGTTACCTGGCGGCCACCGCCTGCTTGTCGGCGAGCGCGCCGAACACGCCACCGGCGGGCATATGCGGCAGGGCGTCGGCACCGCGGGTGTCGACCTCCGCCACCACCGACAGGCCGGGACGCAGCAGGCCGGCCAGCGCGTTGTCGCGCGGCAGGGCGATGCGCACGGGCACGCGCTGGACGATCTTGGTGAAATTGCCGGTCGCGTTCTCCGGCGGCAGCAGCGAGAATTTCGAGCCCGAGGCCGGGGCGAAGCTCTCCACCGTGCCCTCCAGGTGGCGGTCGGGGAAGGCGTCGACCGAGATGCTGACATGCTGACCGGGACGCATGCGCGACAGCTGGGTCTCCTTGAAGTTGGCGACCACATAGACGTCGGGCAGCGGAACCAGCGACAGCAGCTGAACGCCCGGCCGGGCATACTGGCCGACCTGGACGCCGCGGTTGCCGACCACGCCATCGACCGGCGCCCGTACCACGGTGTTCTCCAGGTCGATGCGCGCCGTCCGCAGCGTCGCCTCGGCCTGGGCCAGATGGGCCTCCGTCTCGGTCCGGGTGGCGTGCAGGACGTTGACCTGCTCGTTCTCCGCGGCGAGCGCCGCCCGCGACTTGGCGACCTGGGCCACTGCCTTGCGCAGGTCGGCGTCGGCGGTCTCCAGCTTCTGCCTGCTGGTCCAGCTGTCGTTGGCCAGCGAGCGGCTGCGCTCATATTCCTGCTGGGCGCGGCGCTGTTCGGCCTCGGCGCTCGCCAGCGTTGCCGCGGCCTGGTCGATCACGGTGCGCTGCAGCTCCAGCTTGCTGTCCAGCGTGCCGAGCGCCGCCTTCTGCGCGCTCACCGCAGCCTGTGCCTCCGCCACCTTGGCGCGGAAATCCTGGTCGTCCAGCACCGCCAGCACCTCGCCGGCCCGCACCAGCTGGTTCTCCGCGGCCTTCACGTCGCGGACATAGGCGGAGACCTTCGGGCTGACGACGGTGATGTCGCTCTGCACATAGGCGTTGTCGGTCGATTCCATGAACCGGCCTTCGCGCCACCAATTCTCGCCGGCAACGGCACCGCCGGCCAGCACGGCCAACGCGACGCCCGACAGAACGATCTTCCGCACGCCATTCGCCATTGTCTCTATCCCCAGTCCATCGCGGTCCGATCCCCCTTTTCCGGATGCGCTCTTGCCGGCGCCACGGAAAAGAAACTGAACCGTTCAGTTTAGTCTTGCCGGAAGATGGCGGACGGCCTATCTGTTGTCAAGATCGAACTGAACGGTTCAGTTTTTAAAAACAGCGTGTATGGGGGCTTGTCGGGCGATGCGGAACGCGGTAGGGGCCAGGAACATGGACTCAGGCGAGGCGCGTATGACCACCTTGGTTGCCCCCACTCCCGAAGCGGGTTCGAAGCCGGCCCAGATCATGGAGGCGGCGGGCGCCCTGTTCCTGGAGCATGGCTACAGCGCCGTCAGCATGGATGCGGTCGCCAAGAAGGCGAATGTGTCCAAGGCGACGCTGTACGCGCATTTCGGCAGCAAGGAAGAGCTGTTCCGGGCGATGGTGGCCTGTGAATGTGCCAATTCCGTGATGTCCGGCATCTGGGACGAGGCGATGCGCCTGCCGGCCACCGAAGGACTGCGGCTGATCGGGCGGACCTTCGTCCGCTTCATCGCCTCGGCCAAGGCGCTGGGGCTCTACCGCATGGTTCTGGGCGAGGTTCTGCGCCAGCCCCAACTCGCCCAGGCCTTCTATGAAAGCGGTCCGGCCGAGACCTTCCAGCGCGCCCAGGAGTTCATGGCCCATGCCGCCGGCACGGGGGAACTGGCGATCACCGACTGCGATCTCGCCACCCACCAGTTCTTCGGCTTGTTGAAGGCCAACATGCACATGAAGCTGCTTCTGTGCCTCAGCGAACGCCCGAGCGACGAAGAGTTGGAACGCTTCGTCGATGCCGCGGTCGACCTGTTCGCCAAGGGGTATGCGCCCGACAAGCGGTAAGACCCCGCTATCATTCTTGATAACAATAAACCAGCAATAGCAAGAACTTCCGGTCCTGAGTTCTCCCCGCGAGTCTTGTCAGCGGCATAGACTTCATATAGCGTGCCGAAGGCATACTGACGTAATCGGGCGTGGCGGACCGGTGGATGAACTTCGACACGACCTTCATCGCCCAGGTGATCACTGTCATCGGCTTTGCGGTGGGGTTTTCCATCGTGGTGGCGTCCGGCCGCTATCCACGCCATATCCGCAACTCACTGCGTGCCTACGCCTACGGCAAGTTTCTGCTGGGCGCGGCCTTTCTCATCGCCGGTCTGCGCGGCGACGAGATGCCGGAACTGTTCATTCCGCTGGCGAACGGCGTCGGGTTGGGCGGGCTGGCGATGAACTACACCTGCGTCCGCCATCTGCAGAACAGGCCGGTCCGGCGGTTCGTTCCGGTGGCGGTGGGGGGCGCGGTCGCTCTTGGTTGTCTGATGCTGCTGTTGGCCGGCGGCGACCTGTCCACGGTCCGCACCTTCGTCAGTTTCGCGGCTTCCGCCGTGCTGCTGCTCATCGCCTACGAGGTGCTGGTCCGCTACGAGCACCGCAGTGTTCCACACTATGTCACCGGCCTGCTGTCGGCGGCGCTTGCCGTCGTCTACCTTGTCCGCATGGGGGCCGGTCTCAGTCACGCGGCGCCGCTCGGCCATCTCGTCGATGACAATGTGGAGCGCGCGACCTTCCTGCTGTCCCTGCTGGGCACGGTGGTCGGCGCCATCAATTACATCCTGATGGCGAGCGACGAGTTCAACCGCGAACTGACCAAGCTGGCCCACACCGATGGGTTGACCGGAGCCCTCAACCGCCGCCGTCTGTTCGAGCTGGGCGAGATCGAGTTCCGCCGAGCCCGCCGGCATGGCGGGGAGCTGACGGTTTTGATCCTGGACATCGACCGCTTCAAGGCGATCAACGACCGGGCCGGCCATCCTTTCGGCGACCGGGTGATCCAGGCGGTGACGGAGTGCTGCGTCGGCCAGATCCGGGAGGAGGATTCCATCGGCCGCATGGGTGGGGAGGAGTTCGCCATCCTGCTGCCCGACACCGGGGCGGAGGCTGGCCGCATGCTGGCCGAACGGCTGCGCAGCGCCATCGAGCGGCAGTTGGCTCCGCTCGCTGCCCAGGGCGGGGTGACGGTGACCTGCAGCATCGGCGGCGTCAGCCTGACGCGCGAACACAGCCAGTTCTCAGACCTGATCGCCCAGTCCGACAGCGCGCTCTACGATGCCAAGAACGATGGCCGCAACCAGGTGCGCTTCTTCCAGGCCACAGCGCGGCGTACGGTGGCAACCGCCTGAGACGGCCCCTGCTCCTCCCTTCCGTCCATGCCCGACCGTGGCCGGTTAGAAAAATCGGCCGGTGCAAGGGCTGGCTTTACCCGCGAAGCGGCTTGCCGCATTATCCGGCCCGGTCACCTCCGGCCGCGCAGCCGGAGTTCATCCGCTACTGTCCCCTTTCCCGGCAACATCGGCGTACGGTCGTGGTTCTTTCCCATCTCGGCTCCGGCAGTCTGGAGCCGCAGCGGTCGCAGCTGACGCTCGGCACAAAGATCAGGCTCATCAACTGGGGGCTGGTCCTGCTGGTTTGCACGATCACCGGCGTCGGCGTCGGCCTGCTCTATTCCGCCGCCGGCGGCCATTGGAAGCCCTGGGCCCAGCCGCAACTGGTCCGTGCCATCCCCGGCATCGTCCTGATGCTGGGAATCGCGCTGGTGGATATCCGGCACCTGATGAAGTCGGCCTACATCATCTTCTTCATCGTCTTGTGCCTGCTGATCGCGGTGGAGCTGATGGGCCGCATCGGCATGGGCGCACAGCGCTGGATCGACCTCGGCTTTTTCCAGCTTCAACCGTCGGAACTGATGAAGCCGGCGCTGACCCTGGCGCTCGCCCGCTATTTCCATGGCGTGACCCTGGACCAGATCGGCCGTCCGCTGCTGCTGATCCCGCCCTTGCTGCTGGTCTTCACGCCGGTCGCCCTCGTGCTGATGCAGCCGAACCTGGGCACCTCGCTGCTGCTGATCCTGGGCAGCGGTGCGGTGTTCTTCGCCGCGGGGGTGCGGGTATGGAAGTTCCTGCTGGTGATCGGCGGCGGTCTCAGCGCCATTCCCATCGCCTGGGAATTCCTGCACGACTACCAGAAGCAGCGCGTCTACACCTTCCTCGATCCGGAAACCGATCCGCTCGGCGCCGGCTACAACATCCTGCAGTCGAAGATCGCGCTGGGATCCGGCGGATTGTTCGGCAAGGGCTTCATGTCGGGCTCGCAGAGCCAGCTGATGTTCCTGCCGGAAAAGCACACGGATTTCATCTTCGTCGTGCTGGCCGAGGAATTCGGGATGGTGGGGGCGCTGACGCTGCTGGCGCTCTATCTGTTGCTGTTCATCTATGGCTGGATCATCGCTCTGAACAGCCGCAGCCAGTTCGGCCGGCTGGTGGCGGTCGGCATGACCGCGCAGTTCTTCCTTTATGTCTTCGTCAATGTGGCGATGGTGATGGGGCTGATCCCGGTGGTCGGCATCCCGCTGCCGCTGGTGTCCTATGGCGGGTCGGCGATGATGACGCTGATGGTGGGCGTCGGCCTGCTTCTGAGCATGTCGGTTCACCGCGACGTGCGTATCCCGAAGAGCGGCGTCACCGACGACTGAAGGCCGACCATTGCCGGCAGGGGTAAGTCCGCCGAGAGTGGCCACACCCCGCCCGCGTCGTTGCCGCCCTGCCCTCCCCTCGCGATATGGGGGTGTGGGCCGACTGAAATTGCGCACCGGCCCGTTTCAGCGGGAGGACCAGCCATGCGCGACGACGCCACCGGACGATGCAGGCGGAAAGCAGGCATCATCGGCACCTTCATTGCCGGCGGGTTTTCGGCCCTGCTGGCCGGTGCCGGCGGACCGGCGCTGGCCGATGGGCTGTTCAGCCACCTCGGCGGCAGTTTCAGCGAGACGTCGGGGAAGTTCGAGGTCTCGCGCTGGCAGCGCTCCGATGGCTGGAAGGCCGGCGGGCATATGAACTGCAGTTGGAACCGTGCCAACGTCACCTTCGAGCCCGGCCACCTCGCCCTGTCGGTCAGCGACCAGATCGGCGGCCGGGACCGCTATTCCTGCGGCGAATATTCCACCCACCGCTTCTATGGCTACGGCAGCTACGCGGTGTCGCTGCAGGCGGTGAAGGCGGACGGGGTGATGACCTCGGTCTCCCACTATACCGGCCCGCCCTTCGGCGACCCGTGGGACGAGATCACCTTCGGCATCGCCGGCAAGGACACCAGCAAGCTGGAAATCAGCTGGGTCGCCAACGGCGTCGGGCACCGCAACACGGTGGTCGATCTCGGCTTCGACGCCGCCAAGGGCTTTCATAGCTACGGCTTCGACTGGAAGCCGGACGGCATCGTCTGGACGGTGGACGGCAAGCCGGTGCACAAAGCCGCCGCGAAGGATGGAGAGCCGCTGCCGCGCATGCCGGGCAGGCTGATGCTGCGCTTCTGGAGCGCGTCGGGCGATACCGAGTGGCTGCGCCGCTTCACCTATCCCGGCCATCCGCTGGCCGCCGAGGTCGCCGCGGTCAGCTATCGTGAAGACCCGGCCAATCTCAGCAACTGATCGGAAGCCGTCAGTCCAGCGCCTCGGCTCCCAGATAGGATTCGACCACGCGGGGGTCGGCCACGACCTCCGCCGGGGCGCCGTCGGCGATCTTCTCGCCATGGTCCAGCACCACGACCCGGTCGGACAGGGCCATTACCGCGCGCATGACATGCTCGATCATCAGGATGGTCAGGCCTTCGCGGCGGTTCAGGTCGCGCAGGACCCCGACCATGCGGTCGACCTCCGTCGGGCGGAGCCCCGCCAGCACCTCGTCCAGCAGGAGCAGGGTCGGCCGGGTGGCCAGCGCGCGGGCGACCTCCAGCCGCTTGCGGTCGGGCAGCGTCAGGCTGCGCGCCGGGCGGTTGGCCTGATCGGCCAGCTCCAGCCGTTCCAGCACGGCGCGGGCCTGGAGACGCGCGGTCTCCACCGACTTTTCGCGGGCCAGGGCACCGACGACGACATTCTCCTCGACCGTCAACTGGCCGAAGGGCTTGACGATCTGGAAGGTGCGGCCGATCCCGGCGGCGCAGACCTGGTTGGGCTTCAGCCCGGTCAGCTTGCGGCCCTTCAGCGTGACGCGCCCCTCGTCGGGCGGAAAGACGCCGGCGATCAGGTTGAAGGTGGTGGTCTTGCCGGCGCCGTTCGGGCCGATCAGGGCGAGGATGCGCCCCTCCGGCACGGTGAAGCTGACGTCGGCGACCGCCTTCAGCCCGCGGAAGCGCTTGGACAGGCCCTCGACCTCAAGCAATGCGGTCATCTCAGGCGCCCTCCCCCGGCTGGTGGACAAGACGCAGGCGGCGGGCCAGCCAGGGCCACACACCCTCCGGCCGGAACACCACGATCACCACCAGCGCCACGCCGTAGAACAGCTGCTTCAGCCCCGGCAGGTCCAGCCCGCCGGCCTCGATCAGGAAGGTCAGCAGCTCGCCCAGCGGGGTCAGGAT
Above is a genomic segment from Azospirillum humicireducens containing:
- a CDS encoding ABC transporter ATP-binding protein, whose amino-acid sequence is MTALLEVEGLSKRFRGLKAVADVSFTVPEGRILALIGPNGAGKTTTFNLIAGVFPPDEGRVTLKGRKLTGLKPNQVCAAGIGRTFQIVKPFGQLTVEENVVVGALAREKSVETARLQARAVLERLELADQANRPARSLTLPDRKRLEVARALATRPTLLLLDEVLAGLRPTEVDRMVGVLRDLNRREGLTILMIEHVMRAVMALSDRVVVLDHGEKIADGAPAEVVADPRVVESYLGAEALD